A single region of the Biomphalaria glabrata chromosome 15, xgBioGlab47.1, whole genome shotgun sequence genome encodes:
- the LOC106055719 gene encoding uncharacterized protein LOC106055719 has protein sequence MLVTLAVCLLVTFLTVNSADVSPVWKIQLTHFTVWKGSMNIGGKQTLCVLDVMRINYHPHGEVHVTFRADRDHLEMIGKSDDDVVVVFDEHTRWEEAPENHQDLRFTGKFHMSDINYYYEGNVSSQENILGTIWLSPAGQQVEVEIVKENKALKYGLSIGLPVGLALIIIVAAGLIMWWACKKGYLRHVPLAYKHFTNPNPKKSGEVYKLGTDYGKGESPTIHI, from the exons ATGTTGGTAACTCTGGCTGTTTGTTTACTTGTAACTTTCCTGACTGTGAATTCAG CTGATGTCTCACCAGTGTGGAAAATCCAGCTAACTCATTTCACTGTGTGGAAAGGAAGTATGAACATTGGTGGAAAGCAGACACTCTGTGTGCTGGACGTTATGCGTATTAACTACCACCCTCACGGTGAAGTCCATGTGACCTTTAGAGCAGACCGTGATCATTTGGAAATGATTG GAAAATCAGATGATGATGTTGTGGTTGTTTTTGATGAGCATACTAGGTGGGAAGAGGCACCTGAGAACCATCAGGACCTGCGGTTTACTGGAAAATTTCACATGTCAGATATCAACTATTACTATGAAGGCAACGTCAGCTCACAGGAGAACATTCTTGGAACTATTTGGCTATCACCTGCAG GTCAACAAGTGGAAGTAGAGATTGTTAAAGAGAACAAGGCTTTGAAATATGGACTTTCTATTGGTCTTCCTGTAGGTCTTGCTCTTATCATTATAGTAGCTGCTGGTTTGATCATGTGGTGGGCCtgtaaaaaag GTTATCTGCGTCATGTTCCTTTGGCctacaaacatttcacaaaccCAAACCCAAAGAAATCTGGTGAAGTTTACAAGCTGGGCACAGACTACGGGAAAGGTGAATCCCCCACAATTCACATTTAG